One segment of Variovorax sp. PAMC28562 DNA contains the following:
- the phoU gene encoding phosphate signaling complex protein PhoU — MTEKHLSSQFDTELNGVSSRVMELGGMVEAQIHQAVYALAEFDSEAADRVMETENRVNAMEIEIDRELSSIIARRQPTARDLRLLIAISKTTANLERVGDEANKIARMVKSIIESGASRTLPSNEIRVAADMASGLLRKALDAFARLDTAAALSILKDDDLIDKEFDGFVRKLVTYMMEDPRTISASLDLLFLAKAIERIGDHAKNIAEFIIYIVKGADVRHTSMEAIESVLL, encoded by the coding sequence ATGACCGAAAAACATTTGTCCAGCCAGTTCGACACTGAACTCAATGGCGTCTCGTCCCGCGTGATGGAACTGGGCGGCATGGTCGAGGCGCAGATCCACCAGGCCGTCTACGCATTGGCCGAGTTCGACTCCGAAGCCGCCGATCGGGTGATGGAGACCGAGAACCGCGTCAATGCGATGGAGATCGAGATCGATCGCGAACTGTCGTCGATCATCGCGCGGCGCCAGCCCACCGCACGCGATCTGCGCCTACTGATCGCGATCTCCAAGACGACCGCCAATCTCGAGCGCGTGGGCGACGAGGCGAACAAGATCGCGCGCATGGTCAAGTCGATCATCGAGAGCGGCGCATCGCGTACGCTGCCGTCTAACGAGATTCGCGTAGCAGCCGACATGGCATCGGGCCTGCTGCGCAAGGCGCTCGATGCCTTTGCACGGCTCGATACCGCAGCGGCCCTGTCGATCCTGAAAGACGACGACCTGATCGACAAGGAATTCGACGGCTTTGTCCGCAAGCTCGTGACCTACATGATGGAAGACCCGCGCACCATTTCGGCGAGCCTCGACCTGCTGTTTCTTGCCAAGGCGATCGAGCGTATCGGCGACCACGCCAAGAACATTGCGGAGTTCATCATCTACATCGTCAAGGGCGCCGATGTGCGGCACACTTCGATGGAAGCCATCGAGTCGGTCCTGCTTTGA